The genome window GTGCCGCCGTTGCCGACGTACGGGCCCTCGGTGCCCTCGCGGACCACCACGAAGTCGATCGCCGGGTTGCCGGCCAGCGGGGAGTCGACGCCGGGGAAGAGCTTGCCCGGGCGCAGGTTGAGGAAGTGCTCGAAGGCGAACCGCAGCTTCAGCAGCAGCCCGCGCTCCAGCACGCCGGACGGGACCGACGGGTCGCCGATCGCGCCGAGCAGGATCGCGTCGTGCTGCTTGAGCTCGGCCAGCACCTCGTCCGGCAGGGTCTCGCCGGTGGCGTGGTAGCGGCGGGCACCGAGGTCGTACTCGGTGGTCTCCAGCTTCACATCGGCGGGGAGGACGGCGGTGAGCACCTTGAGGCCCTCGGCAACGACCTCCTGGCCGATGCCGTCACCGGGAATGACTGCGAGACGAAGGCTGCGGGACATGGGGGGAACGCTACTCCGGGTCTCGGGGAGTGACACCTGACGTCCACCATTCGGACGGCAGGCAGATCGTCGGATCGCTCCGACCGGGAACGGCCGGGCCGCCCGGAGCAGATCACTTCGGCGGGTCCTGACGGGGAATCACCCGAACGTGTCCAGGATGGCCGCATGCGTGAACTCACGGGCAGTGCCGGGGCCGGGGCGGCGGCGGTCGGCGTGTACTGCGGGGCGCTCGCCTGGCACCGGACGTGGCCGTTCGGGGCGCCGATGCGGGGCGGGACGGTGCTGGCCGAGCAGGTGGTGCCGTTGCAGACGCACCTGTGGGACGTGCTGCGCGGGCAGGGCGGCGACCTGCTGGTGAACTGGGACAGCGGCTACGGCGTGCCGTTCCTGCCGGACCTCGCGACCGACCTGCTCAACCCGTGCGACTGGCCCGGCCTGCTGCTCCCCCGCGACCAGCAGGCGCTCGGACTGTTCCTCGGCGTGCTGCTCGCGCTGGGGCTGGGCACCGGGCTGATGGCGCACTTCCTCGGACGGCTGGCCGCCGGGCCGGTGGCGGTCCGCGGGCTGCTGGCGGTGGGCTACGGGCTGTGCGCCTGGGTGCTGGTGGCCGGGGTGGGGCGGCCGGCCTGGCTCTGGGGGCTGGTCGCGCTGCCGCTGCTCGGGCTGGCCTTCGACCGCTGCCTGCGGCGCACCGGGTGGCCGCTCGGCGCGCTCGCGGTGGCGGTGTGCTGGCTGGGCGACTTCTACACCGCCGCCACCGCCTCGCTCGGCGCCGGCCTGGTGCTGGTGCTGCGGCTGCTGGTGGCCCGCTCCCGGTGGCGGGAGCGGCTGCGCGCGCTGCTGCGGGCGCTCGCGATGGCGGCGGTCGGCATCGCGGCGGCGGCGCCGCTGCTCTGGGTGACCTTCGAGGCGGGCCGGGCCGGGCAGCCGGCCGCCGTGGTGCACCCGGTGGCGCCCGGGCTGACCGACTACCTGGGCCAGCTGCTGCCCGGCGGGCTGGCGGCCCGGGCGCTGCCGGACGTCTTCGTGGGCGTGCCGGCCCTGCTGCTGGTGGCCGCGCTGCCGTTCAACCGGCGGGTCCGGCTGCGCGAGCGGGTGGCCTGGCCGCTCGCCCTGGCGCTGGTGGCGGCCTCCTTCGTGTGGCGGCCGAGCATCCTGCTCTGGCACGTGTCGACCGCGCCGGAGGGCAATCCGTACCGCTCGACCTTCGTGCTCAGCGGGCTGCTGACCATGGCAGCCTGGGTCTGCCTGGCGCGCCGGCCGCGGCTCCCGGCGCTGGCCGGCGGGGCCCTGCTGGTGGCGCTGCTGGCCGCGCTGGTGGACGCGCGCGGCTCGACCCGGCCGATCAGCTGGGGGCTGCTGGGCGCCGGGGTGCCGTTGGCCGTGCTCGCGGTGCCGGCGCTGGCCGGGGCGGCGCGGCAGCGGCGGGTGGCGCTCGCGGTGCTGGGGGGCGTGGTGCTGGTCGGCTCGGGCTGGGCGGCCGGCTCGGTGCTGGTGCAGCGGGACCGGCGGGCGGGCAGCGGGCCGGTGCCCTCGGCCGGGGCCTTGCGGGCGGCCCGGGCGGCGCTGCTGGCGGCCGGGCCGCGGTGGCCGGCCGGGCGGGCCGATCCGGGGCCGCACGTCTTCACCGGCAACGACCCGATGCTGTTCGGCGCACAGGGCGGCGGCTACCGCAGCGACTACCTGCCGGCGCGGACCGCGCAGGCCCTGCACGCGCTGGGCGCGGGCTGGCTGTTGCAGGGCCGGCAGACGTCGAGCTTCGCCGATCCCGTGGGCCAGGCGCTGTTCGGGGTGACCGCCTCGCTGGGCGGGGACCTGACGGTGCGCCGGGCGCCGGCGCTGCCGTTGGTGACGGTGCAGCGGTCGGCGGCGCCGGCCGACCAGTCCTCGCTGTGGGCCCGGCAGCAGGCGGTGTTGGGCGCGACCGTGTACCAGGTGCCGCCGCTGGTGCCGGGCGGTGGACCGGCGCCGACCGACCACGGCAGCAGCGGCTGGTCGCTGCCGACCACGCCGGACGGCGGGCCGGGCACCGAGCTGACCGGGCGCTGCACGCCGGGCCGCGCGGCCTTCCTCTACGCGCCCTACCTGGCGGGCGCGGTGAGTTGGCCGGGCGGCTCGCTGGCGGCGGACGGGCAGCAGAACGCCACCGCGCTGCCGGTGCTGGCGCTGGGTCCGGTGCCGGCCGACGGGGTGGTGCGGGTGACGGTGCGGGTGGGGCTGGCCACCCAGGTGCCGGCCCGCCCGTTCGGCTGCCTGGACCAGGGCGCGCTGGCGGCGGCCGTGGCGGCGGGGCGGGCGAGCGGGTCGAGTCGGCCGACCGTCTCCGGACACACCGTCAGTGCCGTTCTGCCGCACGGGAGTTCGGGTACTGCCGGGCTGTCGGTGCCGGCCGTGCCGGGGTGGCGGTGCGGGGTGGACGGGGGTGCGCCGCGCTCCGCCGGGCAGACCCCGGCCGGCCTGCTCGCGGTGCCGCTGGGCACCGGGGCGGACCGGCTGGAGTGTGCCTTCCGGCAGCCCGGGCTGGCTCCGGGGCTGCGGGTCGCGGCGGGCGCGGGTGCGGTCTGGCTGCTGGTCGCGGCCTGGACCTGGTGGCGCCGCCGCGCCCGGCCCGGGTTGCCGGGCTAGCCGGGGCCGCTCAGTGGCCGGTCGCGCCGCCGTTGTCGCGGCGGTCCAGGGCGCGCTGCAGGGCGGCGTGGGCCTGGGCGTCGGCGCCGCGGTGCGGGAGGCCGCGCCGGCGGCGGCGGGCCACGGGGGTGGCGGCCGGGGCGGTGGCGGTGGAGTCGTCGCGGACGAACTGAGTCACGGTCGGGGGCATACCGGGCTCCTTGGGCAGGGGACGCCGGGGCGGCGTCGGACGCGAGGGAGGAGGGGTGGTACGCCTGGCGGGGATCGCCCGCCACACTGCGTACGCGCACGCACGGCCCCAGGGGCAACCGGACGATCGGTGGGTCCAGGGCTGCAGGGGCACCGGGTGCCATTTCACGGTACGCCGCCGTCCAGTGGCTGTCTCTAGATTTAGTTGGATTTCCTAGTATCTGAGACGGGCCTCACCCGGACGGTCCAGGAACGCCGCCGGGGCCCGGTCCGCGCAACGCGGTCCGGGCCCCGGCGGGCTGACGAACGGTCAGCCGAGGTCCACCGAACGGGCGAACTTGGCGCCGATCTCGGCGGCGATCTCCGCCAGCACCTCCTGCGGGATCTCCGAGTCCACGGTGATCGAGGCGAGCGCGTCCTTGCTCTCGGCTTCCCGGGCCACCTGCATGCCGGCGATGTTGATCTCGGCGTCGCCGAGGATCCGGCCGAGCGTGCCGACCACGCCGGGGCGGTCCTCGTACTTGAAGAAGGCCATGTGGTCGGTGAGCGCCACGTCGACCTCGAAGGCGTCCACGCCGACGATCTTCTGCTGCTGCTTCGGGCCGGACAGGGTGCCGGAGATGGCGATCTCGGCGCCGTTGGCCAGGGTGCCGCGCACGGTGATCACGTTGCGGTGCTCGACCGCCTCGCTGCTGGTGGTCAGCCGCACCTCGACCCCGCGCTCCTGGGCGAAGAGCGGGGCGTTGACGTAGGAGACGGTCTCCGCCACCACGTCCTCGAAGACGCCCTTGAGCGCCGAGAGCTCCAGCACCTTGACGTCGTGCTGGGTGATCTCGCCGCGCACCTCGACGTCGAGGCGCACGGCCACCTCGCCGGCCAGCGCGGTGAAGATCCGGCCGAGCTTCTCGGCCAGCGGCAGGCCGGGGCGCACGTCCTCGGCGATCACGCCGCCCTGCACGTTGACCGCGTCCGGCACCAGCTCGCCGGCCAGCGCGAGGCGCACCGACCTGGCCACCGCGATGCCGGCCTTCTCCTGCGCCTCGTCGGTGGAGGCGCCCAGGTGCGGGGTGGCGACCACGTTGTCGAAGGTGAAGAGCGGGGAGTCGGTGCACGGCTCCTTGGCGTAGACGTCGAGGCCGGCGCCGGCCACCCGGCCCTCCTTGAGGGCGCTGGCCAGGGCGGTCTCGTCGATGATGCCGCCGCGCGCGGCGTTGACGATCCGCACGCTCGGCTTGACCTTGTGCAGGGCCTCGTCGCCGATCAGGCCGATGGTCTCCGGGG of Kitasatospora viridis contains these proteins:
- the serA gene encoding phosphoglycerate dehydrogenase encodes the protein MSTVTSKNAVVLIAEELSPATVDALGPDFEIRHCDGANRTELLTAIADVDAILIRSATKIDAEALAAARSLKVVARAGVGLDNVDVAAATKAGVMVVNAPTSNIVTAAELACGLLISVARNIAPANAALKNGEWKRNKYTGVELSEKTLGVVGLGRIGVLVAQRMSAFGMKIVAYDPYIQAARAAQMGVKLLTLDELLEVSDFITVHLPKTPETIGLIGDEALHKVKPSVRIVNAARGGIIDETALASALKEGRVAGAGLDVYAKEPCTDSPLFTFDNVVATPHLGASTDEAQEKAGIAVARSVRLALAGELVPDAVNVQGGVIAEDVRPGLPLAEKLGRIFTALAGEVAVRLDVEVRGEITQHDVKVLELSALKGVFEDVVAETVSYVNAPLFAQERGVEVRLTTSSEAVEHRNVITVRGTLANGAEIAISGTLSGPKQQQKIVGVDAFEVDVALTDHMAFFKYEDRPGVVGTLGRILGDAEINIAGMQVAREAESKDALASITVDSEIPQEVLAEIAAEIGAKFARSVDLG
- a CDS encoding YfhO family protein, coding for MRELTGSAGAGAAAVGVYCGALAWHRTWPFGAPMRGGTVLAEQVVPLQTHLWDVLRGQGGDLLVNWDSGYGVPFLPDLATDLLNPCDWPGLLLPRDQQALGLFLGVLLALGLGTGLMAHFLGRLAAGPVAVRGLLAVGYGLCAWVLVAGVGRPAWLWGLVALPLLGLAFDRCLRRTGWPLGALAVAVCWLGDFYTAATASLGAGLVLVLRLLVARSRWRERLRALLRALAMAAVGIAAAAPLLWVTFEAGRAGQPAAVVHPVAPGLTDYLGQLLPGGLAARALPDVFVGVPALLLVAALPFNRRVRLRERVAWPLALALVAASFVWRPSILLWHVSTAPEGNPYRSTFVLSGLLTMAAWVCLARRPRLPALAGGALLVALLAALVDARGSTRPISWGLLGAGVPLAVLAVPALAGAARQRRVALAVLGGVVLVGSGWAAGSVLVQRDRRAGSGPVPSAGALRAARAALLAAGPRWPAGRADPGPHVFTGNDPMLFGAQGGGYRSDYLPARTAQALHALGAGWLLQGRQTSSFADPVGQALFGVTASLGGDLTVRRAPALPLVTVQRSAAPADQSSLWARQQAVLGATVYQVPPLVPGGGPAPTDHGSSGWSLPTTPDGGPGTELTGRCTPGRAAFLYAPYLAGAVSWPGGSLAADGQQNATALPVLALGPVPADGVVRVTVRVGLATQVPARPFGCLDQGALAAAVAAGRASGSSRPTVSGHTVSAVLPHGSSGTAGLSVPAVPGWRCGVDGGAPRSAGQTPAGLLAVPLGTGADRLECAFRQPGLAPGLRVAAGAGAVWLLVAAWTWWRRRARPGLPG